A portion of the Desulfovibrio oxyclinae DSM 11498 genome contains these proteins:
- a CDS encoding FmdB family zinc ribbon protein, whose product MPIYEYECPDCQKQFEELVFDPDETPKCPACGGEKAVRLISQVNTRGDVSVEIPDFKKALGDKYGAGGPGGGCGSGGCGSGGFS is encoded by the coding sequence ATGCCCATCTATGAATACGAATGTCCCGATTGCCAGAAGCAGTTCGAGGAGCTTGTTTTCGATCCCGACGAAACCCCGAAGTGCCCGGCCTGTGGCGGGGAAAAGGCCGTCAGGCTCATTTCGCAGGTAAACACCAGAGGTGACGTGAGCGTCGAGATTCCCGACTTCAAAAAGGCCCTTGGCGACAAATATGGCGCGGGCGGCCCCGGTGGAGGGTGTGGTTCCGGCGGTTGCGGCTCCGGCGGATTCTCCTGA
- a CDS encoding periplasmic heavy metal sensor: MTKKTLIFSIVAIAMFSMAAMAYAGPGYGRGGGCGGPGMGSGHGYGHGNGFYSQLTPEKQAAVDGIFEKYRAKQIELRDKARAAHIKLEAFANSGNPDEKRIDALVADLTDIREQMWDNRAAMSKEIEAETGLRFDGRGRRGGGFNCAYLEGDMRGGHGTHGYGAGHGMNRW; this comes from the coding sequence ATGACCAAGAAGACACTCATCTTTTCCATCGTTGCAATCGCAATGTTTTCCATGGCCGCCATGGCCTATGCCGGACCGGGTTACGGACGCGGCGGCGGATGCGGCGGTCCCGGAATGGGTAGCGGTCACGGCTACGGACACGGCAACGGCTTTTACAGCCAGCTGACTCCGGAGAAGCAGGCCGCGGTTGACGGTATCTTTGAAAAGTACCGCGCAAAGCAGATCGAGCTTCGTGACAAGGCTCGCGCCGCACATATCAAGCTCGAAGCGTTTGCCAACTCCGGCAACCCCGACGAGAAGCGCATCGACGCACTCGTGGCCGATCTGACCGATATCCGCGAGCAGATGTGGGACAACCGCGCGGCCATGTCCAAGGAGATTGAAGCCGAAACCGGACTGCGCTTTGATGGTCGCGGTCGCCGCGGCGGAGGATTCAACTGCGCCTACCTCGAAGGTGATATGCGCGGCGGTCACGGCACGCACGGCTACGGTGCCGGTCATGGAATGAACCGCTGGTAG
- a CDS encoding two-component system sensor histidine kinase NtrB: MEVRSIGSEHGPVVALVLALIVLGLGSVFLTWRSIDRQKELVREHMILSGGSILRGVEANLMRIMRGMRGNPEVTSLFPTVAADLFSELSSAEDIAFVGVYNPEGTPLIASADNEGLRLKLPEDGAVINSGSAWHVLSELKGSDVLVSGLLMQPGLAFISGGKRPLQECEEGEDCDMIGENDTHRGMMHGGGGMMHGRRGMMHEEGGRGQGKRLNPPAAYLVVGINAAKHMAQFRQYRRAAILQTGYVFLAAVVLWSLAFAYLRRRDQSRRLDRMEQFQNRLLDNMPDGLVTLDSDGTILAANGSAKVLLGPQDDEPPNLLGRNWKEFPCSEIGDGYDWRQYDLEGRRLEILSIPFTEDEDDAQEFGRRLVLIRDRTRIKSLEEDLDEARRLAAVGQLAAGVAHEVRNPLSSLRGFAQLFAEKLKGQAPMDAYAATMVQEADRLNRVVTDLLYLARPRALAPEPVDIAEAADALSRLMHFDLEHRRVTPQTDFQASHAMADADALRQILLNLVTNALDAVGDRENGQVTLRTRHGKGGVWVIVEDNGVGMDEETRNQALEPFFTTGKRSGTGLGLAIVQNIMRAHKGRVEIESEPGHGTAVKLFFPDIEDDV, from the coding sequence ATGGAAGTACGTTCGATAGGTTCCGAGCACGGCCCGGTGGTGGCCCTCGTACTGGCGCTGATAGTGCTCGGGCTCGGCAGCGTTTTTCTGACGTGGCGCAGCATCGACCGTCAGAAGGAGCTGGTGCGTGAGCACATGATCCTCTCCGGCGGCTCCATCCTTCGCGGCGTGGAAGCCAACCTCATGCGCATCATGCGCGGCATGCGCGGCAATCCCGAAGTGACTTCACTTTTCCCCACTGTTGCGGCCGACCTTTTTTCCGAACTTTCCTCTGCCGAGGACATCGCCTTCGTGGGTGTTTACAATCCGGAAGGCACTCCGCTCATCGCCTCGGCGGACAACGAAGGACTCCGCCTCAAGCTCCCCGAGGACGGCGCAGTCATCAATTCCGGCAGTGCATGGCATGTCCTGAGTGAGCTCAAGGGCAGCGACGTGCTGGTATCCGGTCTGCTCATGCAGCCTGGTCTGGCCTTTATTTCAGGCGGAAAACGTCCCTTGCAGGAATGTGAGGAAGGCGAAGACTGCGATATGATAGGTGAAAACGATACGCATCGTGGTATGATGCACGGCGGCGGAGGCATGATGCACGGTCGCCGTGGCATGATGCACGAGGAAGGAGGGCGCGGACAGGGCAAACGCCTGAATCCGCCCGCAGCCTATCTTGTGGTGGGCATCAACGCCGCCAAACACATGGCGCAGTTCCGTCAGTACCGGCGCGCCGCCATTCTTCAGACCGGATATGTTTTTCTTGCGGCCGTGGTCCTGTGGTCGCTGGCTTTTGCATACCTCAGAAGGCGCGACCAGAGCCGCAGGCTGGACCGCATGGAGCAGTTCCAGAACAGGCTGCTCGACAACATGCCCGACGGTCTCGTCACGCTGGATTCCGACGGCACCATTCTTGCCGCCAACGGCTCCGCCAAGGTGCTGCTTGGACCGCAGGACGACGAGCCGCCCAACCTTCTGGGACGCAACTGGAAGGAATTTCCGTGCAGCGAAATAGGGGACGGGTACGACTGGCGTCAGTATGACCTTGAAGGGCGGCGTCTCGAAATACTTTCCATCCCGTTCACCGAGGATGAAGATGACGCGCAGGAGTTCGGCCGTCGTCTGGTGCTGATTCGCGACCGTACCCGCATCAAGAGCCTTGAGGAAGACCTCGACGAAGCGCGGCGACTGGCCGCGGTGGGACAGCTTGCCGCAGGTGTGGCCCATGAGGTGCGCAATCCGCTGAGTTCGCTGCGTGGCTTTGCACAACTCTTTGCGGAAAAGCTCAAGGGGCAGGCTCCCATGGACGCTTACGCCGCCACCATGGTCCAGGAGGCCGACCGCCTGAACCGCGTTGTGACGGACCTGCTGTATCTGGCACGCCCCCGGGCACTGGCGCCGGAACCCGTGGACATAGCCGAAGCCGCGGATGCCCTGAGCCGCCTGATGCATTTTGATCTCGAACACCGCCGCGTCACGCCGCAGACCGATTTTCAGGCATCGCACGCCATGGCGGATGCCGATGCGCTGCGGCAGATTCTGCTGAATCTCGTGACCAATGCGCTGGACGCCGTGGGCGACCGCGAGAACGGACAGGTGACCCTGCGCACTCGTCACGGCAAGGGCGGTGTCTGGGTCATCGTGGAGGATAACGGCGTCGGCATGGACGAAGAGACGCGTAATCAGGCGCTTGAACCGTTCTTTACCACCGGCAAGCGGTCCGGAACCGGACTGGGGCTTGCCATTGTTCAGAATATCATGCGCGCCCACAAGGGCCGCGTTGAAATAGAATCCGAACCGGGACACGGCACTGCCGTCAAACTGTTCTTTCCCGACATCGAGGACGACGTATGA
- a CDS encoding sigma-54-dependent transcriptional regulator → MSEERKTALIVDDEPGHRLMVRAVLEDAGWNVAEADSGESALEELAALATDGCNPADCPPDVALVDMKMPGMDGLELLRELNMRRPGLPVVLLTAFGSVGSAVEAMKKGAFDYLTKPADNEELKAVLDKAHEYHRLLRENTRLRKGSGSGVDFIGASPGVQRVRELIAQAGPSEATVMVLGESGTGKELVAEALHQSSLRADKPLIKVNCAALPDDLLESELFGYVKGAFTGAVKDKPGRFQLADGGTLFLDEIGEMPPALQAKLLRALQEKTVEPLGGVSTVETDVRIIVATNRNLLAEVEAGRFREDLYYRLAVLEIRIPPLRDRKDDLPLLVSFLLGKLGEKNRKNVRTVTPAFLEALTRYDWPGNVRELENVLERSLILARSDALGPDLLPPMITGAGTPEQEHEPTSHSPASLEDAEKMAIVRALEENQGHRERTAEALGVSRRTLQYKLKKYGLTRRA, encoded by the coding sequence ATGAGCGAAGAAAGAAAGACCGCACTCATCGTGGATGACGAACCCGGCCACAGGCTGATGGTCCGGGCCGTTCTGGAAGACGCCGGATGGAACGTGGCCGAGGCCGACAGCGGCGAATCCGCTCTGGAGGAGCTGGCCGCGCTGGCGACGGACGGCTGCAATCCCGCGGACTGTCCGCCGGACGTGGCGCTCGTGGACATGAAAATGCCCGGCATGGACGGGCTGGAGCTGCTGCGAGAACTCAACATGCGTCGCCCCGGACTCCCGGTGGTGCTGCTGACCGCATTCGGCAGCGTCGGTTCCGCCGTGGAGGCCATGAAAAAGGGCGCCTTCGACTACCTCACCAAACCGGCCGACAACGAAGAACTCAAGGCCGTTCTCGACAAGGCCCACGAATATCACAGGCTGCTGCGGGAGAACACGCGGCTTCGCAAAGGCTCCGGAAGTGGTGTGGATTTCATCGGCGCAAGCCCCGGCGTGCAGCGCGTGCGCGAACTCATTGCTCAGGCAGGTCCCAGCGAGGCCACCGTCATGGTGCTTGGCGAATCCGGTACCGGTAAGGAACTGGTCGCCGAGGCCCTGCATCAGTCCAGCCTTCGCGCGGACAAACCGCTCATCAAGGTCAACTGTGCCGCGTTGCCGGATGACCTGCTCGAATCCGAGCTGTTCGGTTACGTCAAGGGCGCGTTCACCGGCGCGGTGAAAGACAAGCCCGGACGCTTCCAGCTTGCCGACGGCGGCACGCTGTTTCTGGACGAAATCGGCGAAATGCCTCCGGCGCTTCAGGCAAAGCTGTTGCGCGCATTGCAGGAAAAGACCGTGGAACCGCTCGGCGGCGTGAGTACCGTCGAAACCGACGTGCGGATCATCGTGGCCACCAACCGCAACCTGCTGGCCGAAGTGGAGGCGGGCCGCTTCCGCGAGGACCTCTATTACAGGCTGGCCGTGCTCGAAATCCGCATCCCGCCGCTGCGCGACAGAAAGGACGACCTGCCGCTTTTGGTCAGCTTTCTGCTCGGCAAACTCGGCGAAAAGAACCGCAAGAACGTGCGCACCGTCACACCGGCATTCCTTGAAGCGCTCACCCGCTACGACTGGCCCGGCAATGTGCGCGAGTTGGAAAACGTCCTGGAACGCTCGCTCATTCTGGCACGCTCGGATGCCCTCGGTCCGGACCTGCTGCCCCCCATGATCACCGGCGCGGGCACCCCCGAGCAGGAGCACGAGCCGACATCGCACTCACCCGCCTCGCTGGAGGACGCGGAGAAAATGGCCATTGTCCGCGCGCTGGAAGAGAATCAGGGACACAGGGAGCGTACCGCTGAAGCCCTTGGTGTGAGCCGCAGGACGTTGCAATACAAGCTGAAAAAATACGGTCTGACACGCCGGGCTTGA
- a CDS encoding HDOD domain-containing protein codes for MAARPEKYEAERSAEAPVEIGEEKVDPLDFLRKDQQLPSLPQVFMELQQAINAPNTGADDLASIISQDPGLTAFLLRMVNSAFYSLPMQIDTISRAVTVIGVKQLSTMAIGTSVMNLFKDIPPEVVDMERFWMHSITCGLVARRLCIMTGRGQPERAFVAGLLHDIGQLLFFKTMPEKAAVLLAEARRRGELLSKTEVDVLGFDHATLGGMLLRKWNFPYVLVAGVLEHHNPKKSQKEAEPALVHCAETITTGLGIGSSGEYYVQPPYPEVWAALGLTPGELEXMIHSLEDELEDSFSILIPEPR; via the coding sequence ATGGCGGCCCGGCCCGAAAAGTATGAAGCCGAGCGCTCCGCCGAGGCCCCTGTGGAGATCGGCGAGGAAAAGGTCGATCCTCTTGATTTTCTGCGCAAGGACCAGCAGCTGCCCTCGTTGCCGCAGGTGTTCATGGAGCTTCAGCAGGCCATCAACGCGCCCAACACCGGCGCGGACGATCTCGCCTCCATCATCAGTCAGGACCCCGGCCTCACCGCCTTTCTGCTGCGCATGGTCAACTCGGCCTTTTACAGCCTGCCCATGCAGATAGACACCATCTCGCGGGCCGTGACCGTCATCGGTGTAAAACAGCTTTCCACCATGGCCATCGGCACCTCGGTCATGAATCTTTTCAAGGATATACCGCCCGAAGTCGTGGATATGGAGCGGTTCTGGATGCACTCCATCACCTGCGGCCTCGTGGCGCGACGGCTGTGCATCATGACCGGAAGGGGCCAGCCCGAACGGGCTTTTGTGGCGGGCCTGCTGCACGACATCGGCCAATTGCTTTTCTTCAAGACCATGCCGGAAAAAGCGGCCGTGTTGCTGGCCGAGGCCAGACGTCGCGGCGAACTGCTTTCCAAGACCGAAGTGGACGTGCTCGGATTCGACCATGCAACCCTCGGTGGAATGCTGCTTCGCAAATGGAATTTCCCCTACGTCCTTGTGGCGGGGGTCCTTGAGCATCATAACCCCAAGAAATCCCAGAAAGAAGCCGAGCCGGCTCTCGTGCACTGCGCCGAAACCATCACCACCGGGCTGGGCATCGGCTCCAGCGGCGAATACTATGTGCAGCCGCCTTACCCCGAGGTCTGGGCCGCGCTTGGATTGACCCCGGGCGAATTGGAGGANATGATCCACAGCCTTGAAGACGAGCTTGAGGATTCCTTCAGCATCCTGATACCCGAGCCGCGTTGA
- a CDS encoding NifU family protein translates to MREKVEAVLEQVRPMLKADGGDVELVEITDQGIVKVRLQGACKGCPMSQVTLKNAIERTILKAIPEVKGVEPAD, encoded by the coding sequence ATGCGCGAAAAAGTTGAAGCCGTGCTCGAACAGGTACGCCCCATGCTCAAAGCCGACGGCGGTGACGTGGAGTTGGTGGAGATCACCGATCAGGGCATCGTCAAGGTCCGCCTGCAGGGAGCCTGCAAAGGTTGCCCCATGTCTCAGGTGACCCTGAAGAACGCCATCGAGCGCACCATTCTCAAGGCCATCCCTGAAGTGAAGGGCGTGGAGCCCGCGGACTAG